The window ATTTAAAAACAGGATATCAAAGTGCTACATATATGGACAAGTGTCAATCTCTGTCTAAGCACCCGAACCAATATGGCACATCTGTTATAGAGCCGAgatttagtgtgtgtatgtgtgtgtgtttgtgtgtctaatTTAGGCGTGAatatttgatgtgtgtgtgagcactggTTGGTGTCTAGGGTCACTGACTCTCTGTTTCTGAAAATGAGTTGCGAACTTTGGCACAAAGACACATGTCCAATCGGCAGCATAGTTTGTTGTGTTGAAAGAAAGCACATGGATTAATGCCAGTCCCCTGATAACAACAAATCACAACTTGAGTCACTGTAACACAAGTTAACATTACTGAGTTGATTATCATCGACATCTACGGCGAGCAAAAGTGCCCAAAAAACATCAGTTGGAAAGGAGATTCAGCTAGCCGTATGCCGGTTCTGATTCTGATTCCAAATCTCTCTATATCGCCGCTGGAAAACTCCTGAAACACAAAACCTAATCTGAAGAAATCAAAACCAGGATTACAAACAAAGACTAATAATATAATGGTATATAGATATGCAGGGACTTATTCATaaattgaaataaaaataaaaattaaacaagaagaaattaaaacatttttaaaagccCAACAAATTCATTAGCATTTTCAGTTTGGTTTCATTCTGTATTTCTTTTTGAGAAGTGTGCTTTGCTTGGCATCCGTATTTACTGTTCAGTTCATGCTGTCTGGTTTGGACATTCCTCTATATAGATACAAACAAGAAGATAGTAAAAAATGTGACATTTGCTTCGTCAAATATAGTATTCTTGtcatcttctctcttctctatatCACGAGTCACAAGTCCAGACGGTTGCATCATGTGGCTTCTCCGTCTCTCGTTTTATTATAGTCTCACTGCATGGCACTTGTCAAGAACCTGCGAGTCAGGAAACCTGAGTTATAGTGTCTATACAGGCAACCATATGGCTCTGCTGTCCTGTCCTTCCCTGTCCTTTCCTTTCCTGCCCTGTCCtatgctgttctgtcctgtccttccCTGTCCTTTCCTTTCCCGCCCTGTCCtatgctgttctgtcctgccctccctgtcctttcctttcccgcactgtcctgttctgtcctgtccttccCTGTCCTTTCCCGCCCTGTCCtatgctgttctgtcctgtccttccCTGTCCTTTCCTTTCCCGCCCTGTCCtatgctgttctgtcctgccctcCCTGTCCTTTCCTTTCCTGCCCTGTCCtatgctgttctgtcctgtccttccCTGTCCTTTCCTTTCCCGCCCTGCCCtatgctgttctgtcctgccctcCCTGTCCTTTCCTTTCCCGCCCTGTCCTATGCTGTTCTGTCCGGCCCTCCCTGTCCTTTCCTTCCTGCCCTGTCCTacgctgttctgtcctgtcctgtcctgccctgttctGTCCTacgctgttctgtcctgccctgtcgtacgctgttctgtcctgctctgtcctgtcctgttctgtcctgctctgtcctgttctgtcctgctctgctctgccctgccctgccctgccctgccctgccctgccctgccctgccctgccctgccctgtcctgctctgtcctgttctgtgtgtgtgtgtttgattacgtcagttagtgtgtgtgtttgagtgtagaGTCTGCATATCTGTGATAGCTCTCCTCCTCACTGCGCCCTCCCGGCATGGTTCTTCCTAGCCCCTTCGCTGCTACCCTCCAGAGCCCAGGATTCACCCTCGCTGTCCGAGCCCCTGTCCcgatcctcctcctccccatcatcatagtcatcctcatcttcctcctctggGGAAGGCTCTGTCCCCCAGCTGTCCTCCTCGTCCTCAGCCTCAGTCTTCATGGTGGTGGGGGGCTTGGAGGAGGCTGGTGGAATGGGTGGAGGGGCAGGAGGTGGGGAGCTCTCTCCACTGCTCTCTGTTTGGTCCTCGAATGCTTCTGGGTTCTCTAACATCTCCCTGATCAGAGGAGGCATGGGGCCTGGGATCTCCATCTTCAGAGTGATggctctctctgcccctgtacaGACAGGACAAAGAGAAAAGAGAAACGTTGGCATCATATCTGCAAAGTGATTCCTTTTGGCTCTGCCTCTCCTGTCTGTGCCCTTCCGTTCTGTACTCTCTCCAATTCCTGTATCCCAATCTTATTCTAACTGTCTTGTcagaaaaataataaaatacGGAGAGAGAAAAAAGTCTACAACCCACCCTTGATGTTTAAGACAGTTTGGTCCAAATCTTAGCAAATCTTCAATGTGTGTCAAGACAGTTTGGTTCAAATCTTACCATATCTTCAATGTGTGTCAAGACAGTTTGGTTCAAATCTTAGCAAATCTTCAATGTGTGTCAAGACAGTTTGGTTCAAATCTTAGCATGTCTTCAATGTGTGTCAAGACAGTTTGGTTCAAATCTTAGCAAATCTTCAATGTGTGTCAAGACAGTTTGGTCCAAGTCTTAGCATGTCTTCAATGTGTGTCAAGACAGTGTTACAGGTGCTCTAACGGAGGATTCTCGACTCTAATCCACTGTGCTAATACTGACCCTTAGTGCTGATGCCTCTGAGGTCAGTGATCTTCATCAGCATGCGGGGGAACATGTGGGGTTTGTTGGGGCGTCTGCGACGGGCGTAGATCTTCAGGGCCTCCAGGAGGGGCTCCTGCAACTTGTCCACCTTCTGGGGCTCTTCCAGGTCCATACGGTCTGAGAGATGGACGGGGGAGAGGACAAAGTTATATACACCATACATGATAAACAGGACCCATCCATCACAGTAGGATTGATGTAATTGACTAAGTGTAAAGTATAGTGTATCTAAACTATTTTACCTCCACATTTCTACTGTTATTGTAACTGAGTGAGGAAGTTATCCCAGGCTAACATCTCACAGACATTTAGCTCTGTATGTGCTCTTAACATTGTATTGACTGGCAGTAAAATCATGTTAATCCCCTCGGGGTGCAGTACCTCCAGAGATGAGGGAGATGGCGCTGAGGAGGCCCGTCTCTGTGTCGTCCATCTCCAGAGGCAGCAGCTGGCCAGCAAAGGCAAACACCAGGTCTGTGAGCGGGCCGAAGCCTGCGTTGTGCATCTGGGTCCGGTTCAGGGTCAGCCCGTCTGAGAAGGTCATGGTGTCCTGCTCTGGAGTGTAGCGGGTGCAGATCCTCAacatctagcagagagagagagagacacatatgaAATGGCTTCATTATTTtagaacttctgtgagtgtaatgtttactgttaatttttgattgattatttcacctttgtttattatctatttcacttgctttggcaatgtaaacatatgtttcccatgccaataaagcccttaaattgaattgagagatagaattagaaagagagagagagagatagagagaaagatagagagagagagagagagagagagagagagagagagatagagagagagagagagatagagagagagagagagaggtagagagagagagagagagagagagagagagagagagagagagagagagagagaggtgggggtgggcggttgaagacagagaaagagagggggaagtaTACCATAAATAAAATTGATTATCTGCATACCACAGGAAGTGCATACCACAGGAAGTGCATACCACAGGAAGTCTGATCCATATAGTAGGCTAtgtttacaagcatttcgctacactcgcattaacatctgctaaccatgtgtatgtggccaatttgatttgatttgttctacATCTATTGTCCATAAAACATCTTCAGCTATTCAACTATCCCTCCATGCAAAGTTATACTTGCAATGCCACCTCTATCCACTGAGAGGCACTGTTCTCTTATCATTACATTTACACATGGCTTTCTGAGTACCAGTTATTATATAATGGGAACCTTTCGACAGATCTCAACTATGACTGGTGAGACTTTATTTGATAAcacagagggggttgaggggaTGGGAAGAACCAGGTAAGTACCAGGATATCCAGGCAGGCTGATTTGAGGAGGGTGATCTGGTCAGCGATGGTGAGGGTGGTGAAGCCGGGGAGGCGCTTGGCAAACTCCACGATCTTGATGATGCACTTGGTGGAAAGCTCACTGAACTTATCCCACAGCCCCAGGTCCAGCTGCACGCGCTGCTCTGCACTGGAGTTCTGGAGGAcggaggagatacagagagatatatTATGAGCATGGTGGAGACACAGACAGGGTTAAAAGACAGGGTTCTTACTCagccagctctcacagtctcacaacAGAATTAGACGTCCGTACATGTTTGTCAAACGTAACATTTCAAACTCTGAAATCTTCAAGTTAGGTATAAACTCCGAAGGGGCAAagtaagggttaaggataggcTTAAAACTCAAATctaaaaaacaactttctatcgcaGGATTCAAACATGCAcaagaggcagatgcttacgcccatccaccatccacgTCCACAACACCTTAGCAAAaccaaaacctacttgaaggtaacagcgctcactgttgcccctagtggacggtATCCATGTAATTTCCCatcgtcctcagacatggatggacgttgtatactgacttgtatcacggagGACCTGGCTGTCTGACTAGACATCAATCAGCTAGAATAACAATATCACTGACTGAACATCAGCCAACCAGGTAGAATGCTCTCACAGTCTTACTTTACACCAACTGATCACCTTACCCCtgttcacacacactgaccattgGAGAAATAAGATTTACCCTAAACTGGCCTTTTGAGTTGGGAAAGTATACATGTTCATAGCAGATTTGTGTCCGTATGTTCGAACAGAAAGGTGTGTGAGACTCTCACGGTGTGGTATTTGCCCAGCTGCAGCAGTGAGGGGAAGGTGTCTTGGTGGGCTTTGCTGACTTTGTTGACCAGCTCCTCCAGTTCTCCACTCAACTCATAACTCTCTGGCAACACCAACTCCTCCTTCACGTCCTTCTTCTTCTTGTTCCTGTCATTACGCACCGCTGAGgggtggggaggtgtgtgtggggggaggaggtgaagaagaagaggaagaggaggaggaatgagaATCTCAGTGACAACATGGATCAGTCATGATATGTAGGCCTAGCCCCTGATGCTCTGCAATTCAGTGACGTTACAAACCAGTTATTACGCCAGAGTATACAATACAGCTTATAACAGTACTTCATTAAACAAAGTGATGACACTATCTCCcattctcttcctccccctctgcatTGAGgtattcctgctaccagtcacttatCAGCCCTGTTTACAAACCAcctcaaccactccagtacccctgcacattgaataaggtactggtactgacctgtatatagaaccactccagtacccccgGCAcaatgagtaaggtactgacactgacctgtatatataaccactccagtacccctgcacaatgagtaaggtactgacctgtatatacaaccactccagtacaactgcacattgagtaaggtactgacactgacctgtatatacaaccactccagtacccctgcacattgagtaaggtactgacactgacctgtatatataaccactccagtatccctgcacattgagtaaagtactgacctgtatatataaccactccagtaccccctgcacattgagtaagatactgacctgtatatataaccactccagtacccctgcacattgagtaaagtactgacctgtatatataaccactccagtacccctgcacattgagtaaagtactgacctgtatatataaccactccagtacccctgcacattgagtaaagtactgacctgtatatataaccactccagtacccctgcacattgagtaaggtactgacactgacctgtatatataaccactccagtacaccTGCAcaatgagtaaggtactgacctgtatatataaccactccagtacccctgcacattgagtaaggtactgacctgtatatacaaccactccagtacaagtgcacattgagtaaggtactgacactgacctgtatatataaacactccagtacccctgcacattgagtaaggtactgacactgacctgtatatataaccactccagtacccctgcacattgagtaaagtactgacctgtatatataaccactccagtacaactgcacattgagtaaggtactgacactgacctgtatatacaaccactccagtacccctgcacattgagtaaggtactgacactgacctgtatatataaccactccagtatccctgcacattgagtaaggtactgacactgacctgtatatataaccactccagtacccctgcacattgagtaaagtactgacctgtatatataaccactccagtacccctgcacattgagtaaagtactgacctgtgtatataaccactccagtacccctgcacattgagtaaagtactgacctgtatatataaccactccagtacccctgcacattgagtaaagtactgacctgtatatataaccactccagtacccctgctcattgagtaaagtactgacctgtatatataaccactccagtacccctacacattgagtaaagtactgacctgtatatataaccactccagtacccctgcacattgagtaaggtactgacactgacctgtatatataaccactccagtacccctgcacaatgagtaaggtactgacactgacctgtatatataaccactccagtatccctgcacattgagtaaggtactgacactgacctgtatatataaccactccagtacccctgcacattgagtaaagtactgacctgtatatataaccactccagtacccctgcacattgagtaaagtactgacctgtatatataaccactccagtacccctgcacattgagtaaagtactgacctgtatatataaccactccagtacccctgcacattgagtaaagtactgacctgtatatataaccactccagtacccctgcacattgagtaaggtactgacactgacctgtatatataaccactccagtacccctgcacattgagtaaagtactgacctgtatatataaccactccagtacccctgcacattgagtaagatactgacctgtatatataaccactccagtacccctgcacattgagtaaagtactgacctgtatatataaccactccagtacccctgcacattgagtaaagtactgacctgtatatataaccactccagtaccccagctcattgagtaaagtactgacctgtatatataaccactccagtacccctgcacattgagtaaagtactgacctgtatatataaccactccagtacccctgcacattgagtaaggtactgacactgacctgtatatataaccactccagtacaccTGCAcaatgagtaaggtactgacctgtatatataaccactccagtacccctgcacaatgagtaaggtactgacactgacctgtatatataaccactccagtacccctgcacattgagtaaagtactgacctgtatatataaccactccagtacccctgcacattgagtaaggtactgacactgacctgtatatataaccactccagtacccctgcacattgagtaaagtaatgacctgtatatataaccactccagtacccctgcacattgagtaaagtactgacctgtatatataaccactccagtacccctgcacattgagtaaagtactgacctgtatatataaccactccagtacccctgcacattgagtaaggtactgacactgacctgtatatataaccactccagtacccctgcacattgagtaaagtactgacctgtatatataaccactccagtacccctgcacattgagtaagatactgacctgtatatataaccactccagtacccctgcacattgagtaaagtactgacctgtatatataaccactccagtacccctgcacattgagtaaagtactgacctgtatatataaccactccagtaccccagctcattgagtaaagtactgacctgtatatataaccactccagtacccctgcacattgagtaaagtactgacctgtatatataaccactccagtacccctgcacattgagtaaggtactgacactgacctgtatatataaccactccagtacaccTGCACAATGAGTAAGGTACTGatctgtatatataaccactccagtacccctgcacaatgagtaaggtactgacactgacctgtatatataaccactccagtaccactgcacattgagtaaggtactgacctgtatatacaaccactccagtacaactgcacattgagtaaggtactgacactgacctgtatatataaccactccagtacaccTGCAcaatgagtaaggtactgacctgtatatataaccactccagtacccctgcacaatgagtaaggtactgacactgacctgtatatataaccactccagtatccctgcacattgagtaaggtactgacactgacctgtatatataaacactccagtacccctgcacattgagtaaagtactgacctgtatatataaccactccagtacaactgcacattgagtaaggtactgacactgacctgtatatacaaccactccagtacccctgcacattgagtaaggtactgacactgacctgtatatataaccactccagtatccctgcacattgagtaaggtactgacactgacctgtatatataaccactccagtacccctgcacattgagtaaagtactgacctgtatatataaccactccagtacccctgcacattgagtaaagtactgacctgtatatataaccactccagtacccctgcacattgagtaaagtactgacctgtatatataaccactccagtacccctgcacattgagtaaagtactgacctgtatatatataaccactccagtacccctgcacattgagtaaggtactgacactgacctgtatatataaccccTCCAGTACCcgtgcacattgagtaaagtactgacctgtatatataaccactccagtacccctgcacattgagtaaggtactgacactgacctgtatatataaccactccagtatccctgcacattgagtaaagtactgacctgtatatataaccactccagtacccctgcacattgagtaagatactgacctgtatatataaccactccagtacccctgcacattgagtaaagtactgacctgtatatataaccactccagtacccctgcacattgagtaaagtactgacctatatatataaccactccagtacccctgcacattgagtaagatactgacctgtatatataaccactccagtacccctgcacattgagtaaagtactgacctgtatatacaac of the Oncorhynchus kisutch isolate 150728-3 linkage group LG17, Okis_V2, whole genome shotgun sequence genome contains:
- the LOC109908308 gene encoding retinoic acid receptor gamma-like isoform X1, producing MATNRERQVGHMTGFPPAVYPFAFNSMRNHSPFDLLANSRLFGRFSTDLPKEMAALSVETQSTSSEEMVPSSPSPPPPPRIYKPCFVCQDKSSGYHYGVSSCEGCKGFFRRSIQKNMVYTCHRDKNCQINKVTRNRCQYCRLQKCFEVGMSKEAVRNDRNKKKKDVKEELVLPESYELSGELEELVNKVSKAHQDTFPSLLQLGKYHTNSSAEQRVQLDLGLWDKFSELSTKCIIKIVEFAKRLPGFTTLTIADQITLLKSACLDILMLRICTRYTPEQDTMTFSDGLTLNRTQMHNAGFGPLTDLVFAFAGQLLPLEMDDTETGLLSAISLISGDRMDLEEPQKVDKLQEPLLEALKIYARRRRPNKPHMFPRMLMKITDLRGISTKGAERAITLKMEIPGPMPPLIREMLENPEAFEDQTESSGESSPPPAPPPIPPASSKPPTTMKTEAEDEEDSWGTEPSPEEEDEDDYDDGEEEDRDRGSDSEGESWALEGSSEGARKNHAGRAQ
- the LOC109908308 gene encoding retinoic acid receptor gamma-A-like isoform X2, which codes for MFDCMEALGMGPRQLYDVTSRGACMLRKASPFFAGLDPFAWTGSASVQSVETQSTSSEEMVPSSPSPPPPPRIYKPCFVCQDKSSGYHYGVSSCEGCKGFFRRSIQKNMVYTCHRDKNCQINKVTRNRCQYCRLQKCFEVGMSKEAVRNDRNKKKKDVKEELVLPESYELSGELEELVNKVSKAHQDTFPSLLQLGKYHTNSSAEQRVQLDLGLWDKFSELSTKCIIKIVEFAKRLPGFTTLTIADQITLLKSACLDILMLRICTRYTPEQDTMTFSDGLTLNRTQMHNAGFGPLTDLVFAFAGQLLPLEMDDTETGLLSAISLISGDRMDLEEPQKVDKLQEPLLEALKIYARRRRPNKPHMFPRMLMKITDLRGISTKGAERAITLKMEIPGPMPPLIREMLENPEAFEDQTESSGESSPPPAPPPIPPASSKPPTTMKTEAEDEEDSWGTEPSPEEEDEDDYDDGEEEDRDRGSDSEGESWALEGSSEGARKNHAGRAQ